In Piliocolobus tephrosceles isolate RC106 chromosome 10, ASM277652v3, whole genome shotgun sequence, a single window of DNA contains:
- the LOC111541891 gene encoding olfactory receptor 6C4 — MKNRTMFGEFILLGLTNQPELQVMIFIFLFLTYMLSVLGNLTIITLTLLDPHLQTPMYFFLRNFSFLEISFTSIFIPRFLTSMTTGNKVISFAGCLTQYFFAIFLGATEFYLLASMSYDRYVAICKPLHYMTIMSSRVCIQLVFCSWLGGFLAILPPIILMSQVDFCVSNILNHYYCDYGPLMELACSDTRLLELMVILLAVVTLVVTLVLVALSYTYIIRTILRIPSAQQRTKAFSTCFSHMIVISLSYGSCMFMYINPSAKEGGAFNKGIAVLVTSVTPLLNPFIYTLRNQQVKQAFKDSVKRIVKC; from the coding sequence atgaaaaacagaacCATGTTTGGTGAGTTTATTCTGCTGGGCCTTACAAATCAACCTGAACTCCAAGTGATGATATTCATCTTTCTGTTCCTCACCTACATGCTAAGTGTCCTAGGAAATCTGACTATTATCACACTCACCTTACTAGATCCCCACCTCCAGACCCCCATgtatttcttcctcaggaatttctccttcttagaaatttctttcacgtCCATTTTTATTCCCAGATTTCTGACCAGCATGACAACAGGAAATAAAGTTATCAGCTTTGCTGGTTGCTTGACTCAGTATTTTTTTGCCATATTTCTTGGAGCTACCGAGTTTTACCTCCTGGCCTCCATGTCCTATGATCGTTATGTGGCCATCTGCAAACCCTTGCATTACATGACTATTATGAGCAGCAGAGTCTGCATACAGCTAGTGTTCTGCTCCTGGCTGGGGGGATTCCTAGCAATCTTACCACCAATCATCCTCATGAGCCAGGTAGATTTCTGTGTCTCCAACATTCTGAATCACTATTACTGTGACTATGGGCCTCTCATGGAGCTTGCCTGCTCAGACACAAGACTCCTAGAACTGATGGTCATCCTCCTGGCTGTTGTGACTCTTGTGGTTACTCTGGTGCTGGTGGCACTTTCTTACACATACATTATCAGGACTATTCTGAGGATCCCTTCTGCCCAGCAAAGGACAAAGGCCTTTTCCACTTGTTTCTCCCACATGATTGTCATTTCCCTTTCTTATGGCAGCTGCATGTTTATGTACATTAATCCTTCTGCAAAAGAAGGAGGTGCTTTCAACAAAGGAATAGCTGTACTCGTGACTTCAGTTACTCCCCTGTTGAATCCCTTCATATATACTTTAAGAAATCAGCAAGTGAAACAAGCATTCAAGGACTCGGTCAAAAGGATTGTGAAATGTTAA